From one Catenuloplanes nepalensis genomic stretch:
- a CDS encoding DUF3117 domain-containing protein, with protein MAAMKPRTGDGPLEVTKEGRGIVMRVPLEGGGRLVVEMTPDEANALGDALKAAAG; from the coding sequence ATGGCGGCGATGAAGCCGCGGACGGGCGACGGTCCGCTGGAGGTCACCAAGGAAGGCCGGGGGATCGTCATGCGGGTTCCACTGGAGGGCGGTGGGCGGCTCGTCGTCGAGATGACTCCTGACGAGGCGAATGCGCTCGGCGACGCGCTGAAGGCCGCCGCCGGCTGA
- a CDS encoding PaaX family transcriptional regulator has product MQARSALFDLYGDHLRARGGRAPIAALVRLLAPLEIAAPAVRTAVSRMVRQGWLHPLRLASGPGYLLTPKAVRRLDDAATRIYRTGRPAWNGHFDLIILRLPPHRRDRQRLADTLSYLGYGALDEQTWVAPRPGEDVDRLITEAGVSYERFSSAHTGGTAGATSLVRRAWDLGEIGRAYERFVTDLTPVVSGVTARSLDLEAYAARFRLVHSWRQFLFRDPQLPPALLPDGWPGTAAATFFDRHASRLRPAADRYVEHCLAQSGRGPA; this is encoded by the coding sequence ATGCAGGCACGGTCTGCCCTCTTCGACCTCTACGGGGATCATCTTCGCGCCCGGGGCGGACGTGCGCCCATCGCCGCCCTGGTCAGACTGCTCGCACCCCTCGAGATCGCGGCGCCGGCCGTGCGGACGGCGGTGTCCCGGATGGTCCGTCAGGGCTGGCTGCATCCGCTCCGGCTCGCGTCCGGCCCGGGCTACCTGCTCACCCCGAAGGCCGTGCGCCGCCTGGACGACGCGGCCACCCGCATCTACCGCACCGGCCGCCCCGCCTGGAACGGGCACTTCGACCTGATCATCCTAAGGCTTCCGCCGCACCGCCGGGACCGGCAACGGCTCGCCGACACCCTCTCCTACCTGGGGTACGGCGCACTGGACGAGCAGACCTGGGTGGCGCCGCGGCCCGGCGAGGACGTGGATCGCCTGATCACCGAGGCCGGCGTGAGCTACGAGCGGTTCAGCTCCGCGCACACCGGCGGCACGGCCGGCGCCACGTCCCTGGTCCGGCGGGCCTGGGACCTGGGCGAGATCGGCCGGGCGTACGAGCGGTTCGTCACCGACCTGACCCCGGTGGTCTCCGGCGTTACCGCGCGCAGCCTCGACCTGGAGGCGTACGCTGCACGGTTCCGGCTGGTCCACTCGTGGCGGCAGTTCCTGTTCCGCGACCCGCAGCTGCCGCCCGCTCTGCTCCCGGACGGGTGGCCGGGAACGGCCGCGGCCACGTTCTTCGACCGACACGCGTCCCGGCTGCGCCCCGCCGCGGACCGCTACGTCGAGCATTGTCTTGCCCAGTCCGGGCGTGGCCCGGCTTGA
- a CDS encoding enoyl-CoA hydratase-related protein produces MTEPLLIERSEGVLTLVLNRPESMNSLDVALKEALRDTLAEIEADRSVRAVVLTGAGRAFCVGQDLREHVAVLEAGTVDPLSTVLVHYNPIAARLANLPKPVVAAVRGTAAGAGASLAMLADFRIGGPGTSFLMAFANVGLAGDTGISWSLPRIVGHAKAVELLLLAEPVDARTAHDLGLLTRLTASDDEVLPTAQELAARLAAGPTVAYGAIKRELSVGTAGTLSDALAAEAQAQAITGATTDHRNATTSFVKKEKPTFTGR; encoded by the coding sequence GTGACCGAACCGTTGCTGATCGAGCGCTCCGAGGGCGTCCTGACGCTCGTGCTCAACCGTCCCGAGTCGATGAACTCACTGGACGTGGCGCTGAAGGAGGCGCTGCGGGACACGCTCGCCGAGATCGAGGCGGACCGGTCCGTCCGCGCCGTCGTGCTCACCGGCGCCGGGCGGGCGTTCTGCGTCGGCCAGGACCTGCGCGAGCACGTGGCCGTCCTGGAGGCCGGCACCGTCGACCCGCTCTCCACCGTGCTCGTCCACTACAACCCGATCGCGGCGCGCCTGGCGAACCTGCCGAAGCCGGTCGTCGCCGCGGTCCGCGGCACCGCCGCCGGCGCCGGCGCGTCCCTGGCGATGCTGGCCGACTTCCGCATCGGCGGCCCCGGCACGTCGTTCCTGATGGCGTTCGCCAACGTCGGCCTGGCCGGCGACACCGGCATCTCCTGGTCGCTGCCGCGCATCGTCGGCCACGCCAAGGCCGTCGAGTTGCTCCTGCTGGCCGAACCGGTCGACGCCCGGACCGCTCACGACCTCGGCCTGCTGACCCGCCTCACCGCCTCCGACGACGAGGTGCTGCCCACCGCCCAGGAACTCGCCGCCCGCCTCGCCGCCGGCCCCACCGTCGCCTACGGCGCGATCAAGCGCGAGCTCTCCGTCGGCACCGCCGGCACCCTCTCCGACGCCCTCGCCGCCGAGGCCCAGGCCCAGGCGATCACCGGCGCCACCACCGACCACCGCAACGCCACCACCTCCTTCGTCAAGAAGGAGAAGCCCACCTTCACCGGCCGCTGA
- a CDS encoding DNA-3-methyladenine glycosylase I, which produces MSDLVVGEDGLARCKWGASTPDYALYHDGEWGRPVRDDDGLYERLTLEAFQSGLSWLTILRKRPAFRAAFAGFSIEAVAAFGPDDEARLMADAGIVRNRLKVEAALANARAALDLPDGLAALLWSFAPPARPRPATFASVPAITPESTAMAKALKKRGFRFVGPTTAYALMQATGMVDDHLRDCHVRVA; this is translated from the coding sequence ATGTCTGACCTGGTCGTGGGCGAGGACGGTCTCGCCCGCTGCAAGTGGGGCGCCAGCACGCCCGATTACGCGCTCTACCACGACGGCGAGTGGGGCCGCCCGGTGCGCGACGACGACGGCCTCTACGAGCGGCTCACCCTGGAGGCGTTCCAGTCCGGCCTGTCCTGGCTGACCATCCTGCGCAAGCGCCCGGCGTTCCGGGCCGCGTTCGCCGGCTTCTCGATCGAGGCCGTCGCCGCGTTCGGCCCGGACGACGAGGCCCGCCTGATGGCCGACGCCGGCATCGTCCGCAACCGGCTCAAGGTCGAGGCCGCGCTGGCGAACGCGCGGGCCGCACTGGACCTGCCGGACGGCCTGGCCGCGCTGCTCTGGTCGTTCGCCCCACCGGCCCGCCCGCGCCCGGCCACGTTCGCCTCCGTCCCCGCGATCACCCCCGAGTCCACCGCCATGGCCAAGGCGCTGAAGAAGCGCGGCTTCCGCTTCGTCGGCCCCACCACGGCGTACGCGTTGATGCAGGCCACCGGCATGGTCGACGATCACCTCCGGGACTGCCACGTCCGCGTCGCGTGA
- a CDS encoding SRPBCC family protein: MTQPDPAENLREAATPGAGEVTATVIVNAPAKTVFAAFTAWTKQGEWIPFTTVRVVEGDGGEGSLVEAVTALGPAVLRDEMRVVRVDAPYEVRVVHCGKFLRGPGVLRCTPMEGDRTQVVWHEWFHLPAGAAGKVTWPFLWPGSKFSLTQALKRFATMVERGRLP; this comes from the coding sequence ATGACCCAGCCCGACCCGGCCGAGAATCTCCGGGAGGCCGCCACCCCCGGCGCCGGCGAGGTGACCGCGACCGTGATCGTCAACGCGCCCGCCAAGACCGTCTTCGCCGCGTTCACCGCCTGGACCAAGCAGGGCGAGTGGATCCCGTTCACCACGGTCCGCGTGGTCGAGGGCGACGGCGGCGAGGGCAGCCTGGTCGAGGCCGTCACCGCGCTCGGCCCCGCCGTGCTCCGCGACGAGATGCGCGTGGTCCGCGTCGACGCGCCCTACGAGGTGCGGGTCGTGCACTGCGGAAAGTTCCTGCGCGGCCCCGGCGTGCTGCGCTGCACCCCGATGGAGGGCGACCGGACCCAGGTCGTCTGGCACGAGTGGTTCCACCTGCCCGCCGGCGCCGCCGGCAAGGTCACCTGGCCGTTCCTCTGGCCCGGCTCGAAGTTCAGCCTCACGCAGGCCCTGAAACGGTTCGCCACGATGGTCGAGCGCGGCCGCCTGCCGTAA
- a CDS encoding DivIVA domain-containing protein → MGLFITLVTALVVAAIIFGVTVLVSGSDPALVPAEPDGRAVPLPGSRPLLEADIADVRFDTALRGYRMAQVDQALRRAAYDIGYKEELIGVLEAEVTALRDGRLEDADALRRAREEALVPAAPGNSAPTTENNDISGGTAESSEVAVKSDEAAAPDSTVKA, encoded by the coding sequence ATGGGTCTGTTCATCACTCTCGTCACGGCGCTCGTGGTCGCGGCTATCATCTTCGGCGTCACGGTCCTGGTCAGCGGCAGCGATCCCGCGCTGGTCCCGGCGGAACCGGACGGCCGTGCCGTGCCGCTGCCCGGCAGCCGCCCGCTGCTGGAGGCCGACATCGCCGACGTCCGCTTCGACACCGCGCTGCGGGGTTACCGGATGGCCCAGGTCGACCAGGCGCTGCGCCGCGCCGCCTACGACATCGGGTACAAGGAGGAGCTGATCGGCGTGCTCGAGGCCGAGGTCACCGCGCTGCGCGACGGCCGTCTCGAGGACGCGGACGCGCTGCGCAGGGCCCGTGAGGAGGCGCTCGTCCCGGCCGCGCCGGGCAACTCCGCGCCGACTACCGAAAACAACGACATTTCCGGCGGTACGGCGGAGAGCTCCGAGGTTGCCGTAAAGAGCGACGAGGCGGCGGCGCCCGACTCTACGGTGAAGGCATGA
- the ndhC gene encoding NADH-quinone oxidoreductase subunit A yields the protein MEGYLGSYATLGLLLLASVLIFVAAFGANRLLRPAAPADPFGKREPYECGLDPVGGDWAQAQIRYYVYAYLYVLFAVESVFLFPWAVVFDRPGFGVTTVVEMAVFVAVLALGILYAWRKNVLRWS from the coding sequence GTGGAGGGATACCTCGGCTCCTACGCCACGCTCGGCCTGTTGCTGCTGGCCAGCGTGCTGATCTTCGTCGCCGCGTTCGGGGCGAACCGGCTGCTCCGGCCGGCTGCTCCGGCCGACCCGTTCGGCAAGCGCGAGCCGTACGAGTGCGGGCTCGACCCGGTCGGCGGCGACTGGGCACAGGCCCAGATCAGGTACTACGTCTACGCGTACCTCTATGTCCTCTTCGCGGTGGAGAGCGTCTTCCTGTTCCCGTGGGCGGTCGTCTTCGACCGGCCCGGCTTCGGAGTCACCACTGTGGTGGAAATGGCCGTATTCGTGGCTGTATTGGCGCTCGGCATCCTCTACGCCTGGCGCAAGAACGTCCTCCGCTGGAGCTGA
- a CDS encoding 2-oxoacid:acceptor oxidoreductase subunit alpha, translating to MSKQVRRLDRVVIRFAGDSGDGMQLTGDRFTSETAQLGNDISTLPNFPAEIRAPAGTLPGVSSFQVHFADYDILTPGDAPDVLVAMNPAALKANLAELPAGAAIIVNTDEFSKRSLTKVGYAANPLEDGSLSRFAVHPVALTSMTVAALADAGVSKKDAERAKNMFALGLLSWLYSRPFESTLRFLERKFAARPELVAANQAAFRAGWNFGETTEDFAVRYEIAPAPMASGTYRNITGNAALSLGLVAAGVRARLPVFLGAYPITPASDILHELSKHKRLGVTTMQAEDEIAAIGAALGASYGGALGVTTTSGPGVALKGETISLAVALELPLVIVDVQRAGPSTGMPTKTEQADLNMALFGRHGEAPVAVIAPQSPSDCFHAAIEAARIALTYRTPVILLSDNYVANGSEPWLLPDVASLPDLTVEFASTANSPDGRFLPYLRDPETMARPWAVPGTAGLEHRIGGLEKADKTGDISYDPANHDLMVRTRAQRIETIPVPDVTVDDPDGSASVLVLGWGSTYGPIGAACRALRQRGLTIAQAHLRHLHPMPANLESVVTGYDKVVVPEMNLGQLAHVIRGRFLVDALPYNKVNGLPFTAGELETMLEDVVKNG from the coding sequence ATGAGCAAGCAGGTGCGCCGGCTGGATCGGGTGGTCATCCGCTTCGCGGGCGACTCCGGTGACGGCATGCAGCTCACCGGAGACCGGTTCACGTCGGAGACGGCGCAGCTCGGCAACGACATCTCCACGCTACCCAACTTCCCCGCCGAGATCCGTGCACCGGCCGGCACGCTGCCCGGCGTCTCCAGTTTCCAGGTGCACTTCGCCGACTACGACATCCTCACCCCGGGCGACGCGCCGGACGTGCTGGTCGCGATGAACCCGGCCGCGCTCAAGGCCAACCTGGCCGAGCTGCCCGCGGGCGCCGCGATCATCGTCAACACCGACGAGTTCAGCAAGCGCAGCCTGACCAAGGTGGGGTACGCGGCGAATCCCCTGGAGGACGGCTCACTGTCCCGGTTCGCCGTGCATCCGGTCGCGCTGACCTCGATGACCGTGGCCGCGCTCGCCGACGCCGGAGTGTCGAAGAAGGACGCCGAGCGGGCCAAGAACATGTTCGCGCTCGGGCTGCTGAGCTGGCTGTACTCCCGCCCGTTCGAGTCCACGCTGCGGTTCCTGGAGCGAAAGTTCGCGGCCCGGCCGGAGCTGGTCGCGGCCAACCAGGCGGCGTTCCGCGCGGGCTGGAACTTCGGCGAGACGACCGAGGACTTCGCGGTGCGGTACGAGATCGCGCCCGCGCCGATGGCCTCCGGGACGTACCGCAACATCACCGGGAACGCCGCGCTCTCGCTCGGCCTGGTCGCGGCCGGGGTGCGGGCGAGACTGCCGGTCTTCCTCGGCGCCTATCCGATCACGCCGGCCTCGGACATCCTGCACGAGTTGTCCAAGCACAAGCGGCTCGGCGTCACCACGATGCAGGCCGAGGACGAGATCGCGGCGATCGGTGCCGCGCTCGGCGCGTCCTACGGCGGCGCGCTCGGCGTCACCACCACCAGCGGTCCCGGCGTCGCGCTGAAGGGCGAGACGATCTCGCTGGCCGTGGCGCTGGAGCTGCCGCTGGTCATCGTGGACGTGCAGCGGGCCGGCCCGTCGACCGGTATGCCGACCAAGACCGAGCAGGCCGACCTGAACATGGCGCTGTTCGGCCGGCACGGTGAGGCGCCGGTCGCGGTGATCGCGCCGCAGTCGCCGTCGGACTGCTTCCACGCCGCGATCGAGGCGGCCCGGATCGCGCTCACCTACCGCACGCCGGTGATCCTGCTGTCCGACAACTACGTGGCGAACGGGTCGGAGCCGTGGCTGCTGCCGGACGTGGCGTCGCTGCCGGACCTGACCGTCGAGTTCGCGTCCACCGCGAACTCGCCGGACGGGCGCTTCCTGCCGTACCTGCGGGATCCGGAGACGATGGCGCGGCCGTGGGCGGTACCGGGCACGGCCGGGCTGGAGCACCGGATCGGCGGGCTGGAGAAGGCGGACAAGACCGGCGACATCTCGTACGACCCGGCGAACCACGACCTGATGGTGCGCACCCGGGCCCAGCGCATCGAGACGATCCCGGTGCCGGACGTGACCGTGGACGACCCGGACGGTTCGGCGAGCGTGCTGGTGCTGGGCTGGGGCTCGACGTACGGGCCGATCGGGGCGGCCTGCCGGGCGCTGCGGCAGCGCGGGCTGACCATCGCGCAGGCGCACCTGCGGCACCTGCACCCGATGCCCGCCAACCTGGAGTCGGTCGTGACCGGTTACGACAAGGTGGTCGTCCCGGAGATGAACCTCGGGCAGCTCGCGCATGTGATCCGCGGGCGGTTCCTGGTGGACGCGCTGCCGTACAACAAGGTCAATGGTCTTCCGTTCACCGCGGGCGAGCTGGAGACCATGCTGGAGGACGTGGTGAAGAATGGCTGA
- a CDS encoding 2-oxoacid:ferredoxin oxidoreductase subunit beta, producing the protein MAELLKLTAKDFKSDQEVRWCPGCGDYAILAAVQGFMPELNIPRERIVFISGIGCSSRFPYYMNTYGMHSIHGRAPAIATGLAATRPDLSIWVVTGDGDALSIGGNHLIHALRRNVNLKILLFNNRIYGLTKGQYSPTSELGKITKSTPVGSADAPFNPLSLALGAEAGFVARTIDSDRKHLQSVLRAAAAHRGSAFVEIYQNCNIFNDGAFETLKDAGTRDEYLIRLEHGQPITFGDSCVVHPPGGFGLSVRPTASVDPSEIVVHDETVADPAYAFALSRLPGLDLRNTPIGVFRAVARPTYDEVLQRQVADAREAATGTPEEMLTGLLHAGDTWTI; encoded by the coding sequence ATGGCTGAGCTGCTGAAACTCACCGCCAAGGACTTCAAGTCCGACCAGGAGGTGCGCTGGTGCCCCGGTTGCGGGGACTACGCGATCCTGGCCGCGGTCCAGGGCTTCATGCCGGAGCTGAACATCCCGCGCGAGCGGATCGTCTTCATCTCCGGCATCGGGTGCTCCTCCCGCTTCCCGTACTACATGAACACCTACGGCATGCACTCGATCCACGGCCGCGCGCCCGCGATCGCGACCGGTCTCGCCGCCACCCGGCCCGACCTGTCCATCTGGGTGGTCACCGGCGACGGCGACGCGCTCTCGATCGGCGGCAACCACCTGATCCACGCGCTGCGCCGGAACGTCAACCTGAAGATCCTGCTGTTCAACAACCGGATCTACGGGCTGACCAAGGGGCAGTACTCGCCGACCTCCGAACTGGGGAAGATCACCAAGTCGACGCCGGTCGGGTCCGCGGACGCACCGTTCAACCCGCTGTCACTGGCGCTCGGTGCGGAGGCCGGGTTCGTCGCCCGCACGATCGACTCGGACCGCAAGCACCTGCAGTCGGTGCTGCGCGCCGCGGCCGCGCACCGGGGCTCGGCGTTCGTGGAGATCTACCAGAACTGCAACATCTTCAACGACGGAGCCTTCGAGACCCTCAAGGACGCGGGTACGCGGGACGAGTACCTGATCCGGCTGGAGCACGGGCAGCCGATCACGTTCGGCGACTCGTGCGTGGTGCACCCGCCCGGCGGCTTCGGCCTCTCGGTCCGGCCCACCGCCTCGGTCGACCCGTCCGAGATCGTGGTGCACGACGAGACGGTGGCGGACCCGGCGTACGCGTTCGCGCTCTCCCGGCTGCCCGGCCTCGACCTGCGCAACACCCCGATCGGCGTGTTCCGGGCGGTGGCCCGCCCGACCTACGACGAGGTGCTGCAGCGGCAGGTCGCGGACGCCCGCGAGGCCGCGACCGGCACACCGGAGGAGATGCTGACCGGCCTGCTGCACGCGGGCGACACCTGGACGATCTGA
- a CDS encoding phospholipase — protein sequence MPLLLSADPIPTVKRLGAVLVALLAVLAIASPAAAAVTPAQKAATLASFTQTGVTSYNAWNAARQNQGAWAEYGFDWSTDYCSSSPDNPLGFDFALSCHRHDFGYRNHKAAGTFPANKSRIDSAFYEDLKRKCATYPSATRPACSSLAWVYYQAVAVFGSVSAVRQSDLDAAARLKEQGLKAEANAA from the coding sequence ATGCCCCTATTGCTGTCGGCTGACCCCATCCCCACCGTCAAGAGGCTCGGCGCCGTCCTGGTGGCGCTGCTGGCCGTGCTGGCGATCGCGAGCCCCGCCGCCGCGGCCGTGACGCCCGCGCAGAAGGCCGCGACGCTCGCGAGCTTCACCCAGACCGGCGTCACCAGCTACAACGCCTGGAACGCGGCGCGCCAGAACCAGGGCGCCTGGGCCGAGTACGGGTTCGACTGGTCGACCGACTACTGCTCGTCCAGCCCGGACAACCCGCTCGGTTTCGACTTCGCGCTCTCCTGCCACCGGCACGACTTCGGCTACCGCAACCACAAGGCGGCCGGCACGTTCCCCGCGAACAAGAGCCGGATCGACTCGGCGTTCTACGAGGACCTGAAGCGGAAGTGTGCCACCTACCCGTCCGCGACCCGGCCGGCCTGCAGCAGCCTGGCCTGGGTCTACTACCAGGCCGTGGCGGTCTTCGGCTCGGTCTCCGCGGTGCGGCAGTCCGACCTGGACGCCGCCGCGAGGCTGAAGGAGCAAGGGCTCAAGGCCGAGGCCAACGCGGCCTGA
- a CDS encoding adenylate/guanylate cyclase domain-containing protein: MDHLPSGLVTFLFTDIEGSTRLAQMLGAGYRPVLEEHRRLLRGIIAAHHGTELFTEGDSFFVAFADASDAVTACLAAQRALAAHAWPVPGAAPRVRMGLHSGYATPVGREYASPEVHRAARVAAAAHGGQVLCSAATARLAAAIPADTGLLDLGLHRLRGFDGRERLFQLTAPGLETEFPRPRTEAAAHNLPHQATTFVGRGAECIELATLVETHRLVTVVGPGGAGKSRLAVETAGGLVERFPDGVWYVDVAPVTDSGLVAFAVAAVLGLRPEPGRPILDTLVESAANRRMLLVLDTGDAQLAAAAEVISSLLTGGTGAKVLATSREPFRVAGEVVWRIPPLSVAPGPGGAPSDAVALLMDRTSLARGGRAPSPAEVTHLARVAGRLNGLPLAIELAAARLRLLSASQLAERLDDLLGALDAGSGDTDATVAIGPAARAASAASRNQTMQATVTWSYRTLGPRAARLLRWLSVFAGPVDLPTVEWVLKDDPLDPLAVLVDKSMVQVEPHASGTLYRILDPIKAYGARRLADAGEEHFARDQHVDWSMQALQRAHLDQGGQPITLSLYALDPLADEVRAALRWTSTGGSARSGLHLAQGLDQWWRERGLAREGRLWLFRMYGRMAETGEPIPDAELALAYHMHSLHAGADGESAEEQRFAQRAEMHARRSGDPGLLVRVLSTRGGPLIFQGQYAEAERQVCEIIEWATANGVPGDALYAIYSLAELLWRRGALDEAAELLGAARNVEAGRPLERGRRGVDMLLGMIALGRGDLVAAHEHLVVALRSRMGHGFHRRACDAINAMAVRCAMGGDPVSAARLFGATAAMRSSLRSTPGIFANYWTEHQQFVRAVIGDDAFDRAYAEGNDLSLPEAAAAALAIEHPDLSSDTGRFLDTGRLLDLDTRTIELPPGRRP; the protein is encoded by the coding sequence ATGGATCACCTGCCAAGCGGCCTGGTGACGTTCTTGTTCACCGACATCGAGGGTTCGACACGGTTGGCCCAGATGCTCGGTGCGGGATACCGGCCGGTGCTCGAAGAGCATCGGCGGCTGCTGCGCGGAATCATCGCGGCACACCACGGCACCGAGCTGTTCACCGAGGGTGACTCCTTCTTCGTCGCGTTCGCCGACGCCTCGGACGCCGTCACCGCCTGCCTGGCCGCCCAGCGCGCGCTCGCCGCCCACGCCTGGCCCGTGCCCGGTGCCGCCCCCAGGGTCCGGATGGGCCTGCACAGCGGCTACGCCACCCCGGTCGGCCGGGAGTACGCGAGCCCCGAGGTGCACCGCGCCGCCCGGGTCGCCGCCGCCGCGCACGGCGGCCAGGTGCTCTGCTCGGCCGCGACCGCCCGCCTCGCCGCCGCGATACCGGCCGACACCGGGCTGCTCGACCTCGGCCTGCACCGGCTGCGCGGCTTCGACGGCCGCGAGCGCCTGTTCCAGCTGACCGCCCCCGGCCTGGAGACCGAGTTCCCGCGCCCGCGCACCGAGGCGGCCGCGCACAACCTGCCGCACCAGGCGACCACGTTCGTCGGCCGTGGCGCCGAGTGCATCGAGCTCGCCACGCTCGTCGAGACGCACCGGCTGGTCACCGTGGTCGGCCCGGGCGGCGCGGGCAAGAGCCGGCTCGCGGTCGAGACCGCCGGCGGGCTGGTCGAGCGCTTCCCGGACGGCGTGTGGTACGTCGACGTGGCCCCGGTCACCGACTCCGGCCTGGTCGCGTTCGCGGTCGCGGCCGTGCTCGGCCTGCGACCGGAGCCGGGCCGCCCGATCCTGGACACCCTCGTCGAGTCCGCCGCGAACCGGCGCATGCTGCTCGTCCTGGACACCGGCGACGCCCAGCTCGCCGCGGCCGCCGAGGTGATCTCCTCACTGCTGACCGGCGGGACCGGCGCGAAGGTCCTGGCCACCAGCCGCGAGCCGTTCCGGGTGGCCGGCGAGGTCGTCTGGCGCATCCCGCCGCTCTCCGTCGCGCCCGGCCCCGGCGGCGCCCCGTCCGACGCGGTCGCGCTGCTGATGGACCGCACCTCCCTCGCCCGGGGCGGGCGCGCGCCCAGCCCGGCCGAGGTCACCCACCTGGCCCGGGTCGCCGGGCGGCTCAACGGGCTGCCGCTCGCGATCGAGCTGGCCGCGGCCCGGCTGCGCCTGCTCTCCGCCAGCCAGCTCGCGGAACGCCTCGACGACCTGCTCGGCGCGCTCGACGCCGGCTCGGGCGACACCGACGCCACGGTCGCGATCGGCCCGGCCGCCCGCGCCGCGTCCGCCGCCTCCCGCAACCAGACCATGCAGGCCACGGTCACCTGGTCGTACCGGACGCTCGGCCCGCGCGCGGCCCGGCTGCTGCGCTGGCTGTCCGTCTTCGCCGGCCCGGTCGACCTGCCCACGGTCGAGTGGGTGCTCAAGGACGACCCGCTCGACCCGCTCGCCGTGCTGGTCGACAAGTCGATGGTTCAGGTCGAGCCGCACGCGTCCGGCACGCTCTACCGGATCCTCGACCCGATCAAGGCGTACGGCGCCCGCCGACTCGCCGACGCGGGCGAGGAGCACTTCGCCCGGGACCAGCACGTCGACTGGTCCATGCAGGCACTCCAGCGCGCCCACCTGGACCAGGGCGGGCAGCCGATCACGCTGTCGCTCTACGCGCTCGACCCACTCGCCGACGAGGTCCGCGCCGCGCTGCGCTGGACGTCGACCGGCGGCAGCGCGCGCAGCGGCCTGCACCTCGCCCAGGGCCTGGACCAGTGGTGGCGCGAGCGCGGCCTGGCCCGTGAGGGGCGGCTGTGGCTGTTCCGGATGTACGGGAGGATGGCCGAGACCGGCGAGCCGATCCCGGACGCCGAGCTGGCCCTGGCGTACCACATGCACTCGCTGCACGCCGGCGCCGACGGTGAGTCCGCCGAGGAGCAGCGCTTCGCCCAGCGCGCCGAGATGCACGCCCGCCGCTCCGGTGACCCCGGCCTGCTCGTCCGCGTCCTCTCCACCCGCGGCGGCCCGCTGATCTTCCAGGGGCAGTACGCCGAGGCCGAGCGCCAGGTCTGCGAGATCATCGAGTGGGCCACCGCGAACGGCGTGCCCGGCGACGCGCTCTACGCCATCTACAGCCTCGCCGAGCTGCTCTGGCGGCGCGGCGCGCTGGACGAGGCCGCCGAGCTGCTCGGCGCCGCCCGCAACGTCGAGGCCGGCCGCCCGCTGGAGCGCGGCCGCCGCGGCGTCGACATGCTGCTCGGCATGATCGCGCTCGGCCGCGGCGATCTGGTCGCCGCGCACGAGCACCTGGTCGTCGCGCTCCGCTCGCGGATGGGCCACGGCTTCCACCGGCGCGCCTGCGACGCGATCAACGCGATGGCCGTGCGCTGCGCGATGGGCGGAGACCCGGTCTCCGCCGCCCGCCTGTTCGGCGCCACGGCCGCGATGCGCTCGTCGCTGCGCAGCACGCCCGGCATCTTCGCCAACTACTGGACCGAGCACCAGCAGTTCGTCCGCGCGGTCATCGGCGACGACGCGTTCGACCGCGCCTACGCCGAGGGCAACGACCTCTCGCTCCCGGAGGCCGCGGCCGCCGCGCTCGCCATCGAGCACCCCGACCTCAGCTCCGACACCGGCCGCTTCCTCGACACCGGCCGCCTCCTCGACCTCGACACCCGGACGATCGAGCTCCCCCCGGGCCGCCGCCCCTGA
- a CDS encoding FmdB family zinc ribbon protein, translating into MPRYDFRCRACGATFEVNRPMIEATDPASCPDGHDDTVKLLSTVAVAGRAGATPAPAGGGGCCGGSCGCG; encoded by the coding sequence ATGCCACGCTACGACTTCCGCTGCCGGGCCTGCGGCGCGACCTTCGAGGTCAACCGCCCGATGATCGAGGCCACCGACCCCGCTTCGTGCCCGGACGGTCACGACGACACCGTGAAATTGCTCTCCACCGTCGCGGTCGCGGGCCGCGCCGGCGCGACTCCGGCACCCGCCGGCGGAGGCGGGTGCTGCGGCGGCTCCTGTGGTTGCGGATAA